The proteins below are encoded in one region of Apium graveolens cultivar Ventura chromosome 4, ASM990537v1, whole genome shotgun sequence:
- the LOC141719789 gene encoding uncharacterized protein LOC141719789, translating to MEVRLDRVLTDENWLNNFPMAKLYNLEGAPSDHSAILLNPQVINRRARVHRFRFENAWLTEPMYEQLVREGWIEGQESNVQEKIKRCSNKLATWGKEITGNFDGRIKECKAELKRYRNGRDIVSKEKYDEARTKLDSIFNQREIFWRQRSKQLWLQAGDKNSKYFHKTASARRRNNHIQKIQDGNGNWLDWEHGLPELIMDYFSNMFAATESDSQVVVEGVPSTITNAQNEELLRPVVEEEVKEALF from the coding sequence ATGGAGGTAAGGTTGGATAGGGTGTTAACAGATGAGAACTGGTTGAACAATTTTCCCATGGCAAAATTATATAATCTTGAGGGTGCACCTTCTGATCATAGTGCTATCTTACTAAATCCTCAAGTTATTAACCGTAGAGCAAGAGTGCATCGTTTTAGATTTGAAAATGCATGGCTCACAGAGCCTATGTATGAGCAGCTGGTTCGAGAAGGTTGGATTGAGGGCCAGGAGTCCAACGTGCAGGAGAAAATCAAAAGGTGCAGTAATAAGTTGGCAACTTGGGGGAAAGAAATTACTGGTAATTTTGATGGTCGTATTAAGGAATGTAAGGCAGAGTTGAAAAGGTACAGGAATGGGAGGGATATAGTTTCTAAAGAGAAGTACGATGAAGCAAGAACAAAACTGGATAGTATTTTTAATCAAAGAGAGATTTTTTGGAGGCAGAGGTCTAAGCAGTTATGGTTGCAAGCAGGAGACAAAAATTCGAAGTACTTTCATAAGACTGCTAGTGCACGTAGGAGGAATAATCATATTCAAAAAATTCAGGATGGCAATGGGAATTGGTTGGACTGGGAGCACGGTTTACCTGAGCTGATAATGGATTATTTTAGTAACATGTTTGCTGCAACTGAGTCTGACTCGCAAGTAGTTGTTGAAGGTGTCCCTAGTACAATCACCAATGCTCAGAATGAGGAGTTGCTCAGACCAGTAGTAGAAGAGGAGGTGAAAGAAGCTCTTTTTTAA
- the LOC141721141 gene encoding uncharacterized protein LOC141721141 isoform X2 — MLVFDFQLQKDSVLDQALDDLYEKRATTREKALVSIIDAFNSKLQHEFVEKKFATLLHQCLNSIKKGSAKEIALASHTIGLLALTTGPGEKAQEILEESFSFILEALKTKSDITKILALLECLAIITFIGGDDPEDTEKSMQTMWQVVHPKLGPNVVQKKPSPAIIISAVSAWSFLLTTTDGWTLNSKAWQESISYLSSLLDKDDRLIRIAAGEALALIFEIGNLEKFYVATTGSNDSSNHNGINARELTHIQGLRARILNQVRSLSVEAGGKGSAKKDLNSQRSTFRNILDYLEDGYSPETSMKIGGESLNTTTWSQLIQLNFLKHFLAGGFVKQMQDNEVLHDIFGFSPKRKLFSATEKRISGTDKRMYKSPNSVLNKSRTRFLNKQRMLSQDRNAGRFAAADMGNDDV, encoded by the exons ATGCTGGTTTTCGATTTCCAGCTTCAGAAAGATAGTGTTCTTGATCAGGCTTTAGATGATTTATACGAAAAGAG GGCGACAACTAGGGAAAAAGCTTTGGTTTCGATTATAGATGCGTTTAATAGCAAATTGCAACATGAATTTGTCGAAAAGAA GTTTGCCACTTTACTGCATCAGTGTTTGAACTCCATCAAGAAGGGATCTGCCAAAGAGATAGCATTAGCATCCCACACTATTG GACTATTAGCACTGACTACAGGTCCAGGGGAGAAAGCCCAAGAAATATTGGAAGAGTCATTCTCTTTTATTCTAGAAGCTCTTAAAACTAAGTCAGACATCACTAAGATATTAGCG TTGTTGGAATGTTTGGCTATTATCACTTTTATTGGAGGGGACGATCCAGAGGACACAGAAAAATCGATGCAAACAATGTGGCAAGTTGTTCATCCGAAACTTGGTCCTAAT GTAGTTCAGAAAAAACCTTCACCTGCTATCATAATATCAGCGGTCTCTGCTTGGTCATTTCTCCTTACAACGACAGATGGTTGGACACTTAATTCGAAAGCTTGGCAAGA GTCCATTTCTTATCTCTCTTCTTTGCTAGACAAGGATGATAGATTGATTCGGATTGCAGCTGGTGAAGCACTTGCCTTAATATTTGAAATAGGTAACCTGGAGAAGTTTTATGTTGCAACAACCGGTTCAAATGACAGCTCTAATCATAATGGAATCAATGCTCGAGAACTCACTCATATACAAGGACTGAGGGCAAGGATTCTTAATCAAGTGAGAAGCCTCTCTGTGGAGGCAGGTGGTAAAGGTTCTGCGAAGAAAGACCTCAACAGTCAGCGCAGCACATTCCGTAATATATTGGACTATCTAGAG GATGGTTATAGTCCAGAGACATCGATGAAGATTGGTGGAGAGTCCTTAAACACAACAACCTGGTCTCAACTGATACAG CTCAATTTTCTGAAGCATTTTCTTGCGGGTGGTTTTGTCAAGCAAATGCAG GACAACGAAGTTCTTCATGATATTTTTGGCTTCTCACCTAAAAGAAAACTTTTCTCTGCTACAGAAAAGCGTATATCTGGCACGGATAAG AGGATGTACAAGTCACCAAACTCAGTCCTCAACAAGTCAAGGACCCGGTTCTTAAACAAGCAACGAATGTTGTCTCAG GATCGAAATGCTGGTCGCTTTGCAGCAGCTGATATGGGCAATGATGATGTTTAG
- the LOC141721141 gene encoding uncharacterized protein LOC141721141 isoform X1 gives MGKRSSQRKNVAATLDCYDTDSLSSTSTLRSDQMLVFDFQLQKDSVLDQALDDLYEKRATTREKALVSIIDAFNSKLQHEFVEKKFATLLHQCLNSIKKGSAKEIALASHTIGLLALTTGPGEKAQEILEESFSFILEALKTKSDITKILALLECLAIITFIGGDDPEDTEKSMQTMWQVVHPKLGPNVVQKKPSPAIIISAVSAWSFLLTTTDGWTLNSKAWQESISYLSSLLDKDDRLIRIAAGEALALIFEIGNLEKFYVATTGSNDSSNHNGINARELTHIQGLRARILNQVRSLSVEAGGKGSAKKDLNSQRSTFRNILDYLEDGYSPETSMKIGGESLNTTTWSQLIQLNFLKHFLAGGFVKQMQDNEVLHDIFGFSPKRKLFSATEKRISGTDKRMYKSPNSVLNKSRTRFLNKQRMLSQDRNAGRFAAADMGNDDV, from the exons ATGGGTAAAC GTAGTTCGCAACGTAAAAATGTGGCAGCCACATTGGATTGTTACGATACGGATAGTCTAAGTTCCACTTCCACTTTGCGGTCTGATCAAATGCTGGTTTTCGATTTCCAGCTTCAGAAAGATAGTGTTCTTGATCAGGCTTTAGATGATTTATACGAAAAGAG GGCGACAACTAGGGAAAAAGCTTTGGTTTCGATTATAGATGCGTTTAATAGCAAATTGCAACATGAATTTGTCGAAAAGAA GTTTGCCACTTTACTGCATCAGTGTTTGAACTCCATCAAGAAGGGATCTGCCAAAGAGATAGCATTAGCATCCCACACTATTG GACTATTAGCACTGACTACAGGTCCAGGGGAGAAAGCCCAAGAAATATTGGAAGAGTCATTCTCTTTTATTCTAGAAGCTCTTAAAACTAAGTCAGACATCACTAAGATATTAGCG TTGTTGGAATGTTTGGCTATTATCACTTTTATTGGAGGGGACGATCCAGAGGACACAGAAAAATCGATGCAAACAATGTGGCAAGTTGTTCATCCGAAACTTGGTCCTAAT GTAGTTCAGAAAAAACCTTCACCTGCTATCATAATATCAGCGGTCTCTGCTTGGTCATTTCTCCTTACAACGACAGATGGTTGGACACTTAATTCGAAAGCTTGGCAAGA GTCCATTTCTTATCTCTCTTCTTTGCTAGACAAGGATGATAGATTGATTCGGATTGCAGCTGGTGAAGCACTTGCCTTAATATTTGAAATAGGTAACCTGGAGAAGTTTTATGTTGCAACAACCGGTTCAAATGACAGCTCTAATCATAATGGAATCAATGCTCGAGAACTCACTCATATACAAGGACTGAGGGCAAGGATTCTTAATCAAGTGAGAAGCCTCTCTGTGGAGGCAGGTGGTAAAGGTTCTGCGAAGAAAGACCTCAACAGTCAGCGCAGCACATTCCGTAATATATTGGACTATCTAGAG GATGGTTATAGTCCAGAGACATCGATGAAGATTGGTGGAGAGTCCTTAAACACAACAACCTGGTCTCAACTGATACAG CTCAATTTTCTGAAGCATTTTCTTGCGGGTGGTTTTGTCAAGCAAATGCAG GACAACGAAGTTCTTCATGATATTTTTGGCTTCTCACCTAAAAGAAAACTTTTCTCTGCTACAGAAAAGCGTATATCTGGCACGGATAAG AGGATGTACAAGTCACCAAACTCAGTCCTCAACAAGTCAAGGACCCGGTTCTTAAACAAGCAACGAATGTTGTCTCAG GATCGAAATGCTGGTCGCTTTGCAGCAGCTGATATGGGCAATGATGATGTTTAG